The following proteins are co-located in the Amphiprion ocellaris isolate individual 3 ecotype Okinawa chromosome 7, ASM2253959v1, whole genome shotgun sequence genome:
- the opa3 gene encoding optic atrophy 3 protein homolog: MVVGAFPIAKLLYLGVRQMSKPVANRIKAGARRSEFFKNYVCLPPAQLYHWIEMRTKMRIMGFRGSTIKPLNEEAAAELGAELLGEAVIFLVGGGCMVLEYSRQAANSRRKEDELNETITGLQTQIAELALTTETLNAQLREINRQLVSFPVPTKK, translated from the exons ATGGTTGTCGGTGCTTTCCCTATCGCCAAGCTCCTCTACCTCGGAGTGAGGCAAATGAGCAAGCCTGTGGCGAACCGGATAAAAGCTGGAGCCCGGAGAAGCGAGTTCTTTAAAAACTACGTCTGCCTGCCGCCGGCGCAGC TTTATCACTGGATTGAGATGAGAACGAAGATGCGGATCATGGGCTTTCGGGGTTCCACCATTAAGCCGCTGAATGAGGAAGCAGCCGCAGAGCTGGGCGCAGAGTTGCTGGGGGAGGCGGTCATCTTCCTCGTCGGTGGCGGTTGTATGGTGCTGGAGTACAGCAGGCAGGCTGCCAACTCTCGCCGCAAAGAGGATGAGTTGAACGAgaccatcacagggctacagaCTCAAATAGCAGAGTTAGCATTAACCACAGAGACTCTAAATGCACAGCTGAGAGAGATCAACAGGCAACTGGTTTCCTTTCCtgttcccaccaaaaaatga
- the hnrnpul1 gene encoding heterogeneous nuclear ribonucleoprotein U-like protein 1 translates to MSVDVKKLKVNELKEELQRRGLDTRGLKADLVERLKAAMEAEAQADTSEQGEQEDEYGDDDYQDNEENEGGDDAQEQQEEAEDYGDEDDGDDGEGDAPQEEDEGRDSGGYYEEEEAEEAEEAEGEPYQSQPASDSGHSMPDFTADVDIQKSEIMPEEETKPVQRVEVEVEEKPDNRQEVKVEVKVEDESEAIGDRREDSHGAEQQQGQEAAGQAEQVKVEGERGGHYGRKRPYEENRSYGYYEHREDKRSRTPQPPAEDEEENIDDTLVTIDTYNCDLHFKVSRDRYSGYPLTIEGFAYLWAGARATHGVTQGRVCYEMKINEEIPVKHLPSSEPDPHVVRIGWSLNHCSTQLGEEPFSFGFGGTGKKSVDCKFADYGEKFGENDVIGCYIDFDSGDEVEVGYSKNGVFLGVAFRTTKEALAGRALFPHVLVKNCAVEFNFGQKREPYFPPPEGYTYIHNLRMEDKIRGTKGPASKSDCEILMMVGLPACGKTTWAIKHAETNPDKKYNILGTNAIMDKMKVMGLRRQKNYAGRWDVLIQQATQCLNRLIEIAARKRRNYILDQTNVYGSARRRKMRPFEGFQRKAIVICPTDEDLKERTLKQTNEQGKDVPDHAVLEMKANFTLPEACDFLEAVTFIELQSEEAEKLMKQYNEEGRKAGPPPEKRFDNRQGGFRGRGGGSFQRYDNRDGSRGGYQNRSGDGGSGYRGGYNRGSYNQNRWGNSYRDGGSDTRGGYNRSQQSGGSYNRPSPYNKGGYNQGYSQGYSQGSYNQNYYSNYSQYPGYSQSYSQSYSQTPATAQTYNHHQQQPQQQQQQQQQQQSYNQQYQQYAQQWQQYYQNQNQWNQYYSQYGGYPGQGSQGSSSGSQ, encoded by the exons atGAGTGTTGAcgtgaaaaaactgaaagtcAACGAGTTAAAGGAGGAGCTCCAGCGCCGCGGCCTGGACACCAGAGGCCTGAAGGCGGACCTGGTGGAGAGGCTCAAAGCCGCTATGGAGGCTGAGGCTCAGGCTGATACCTCGGAGCAGGGGGAGCAGGAGGATGAATACGGCGACGACGACTACCAAGACAACGAGGAAAACGAAGGTGGAGACGATGCCCAAGAGCAACAAG AAGAAGCTGAGGACTACggagatgaagatgatggtgatgacGGTGAAGGTGATGCCCCTCAAGAGGAAGACGAGGGCCGAGACTCAGGTGGTTACtacgaggaagaggaggccgAAGAAGCGGAGGAAGCAGAGGGCGAGCCTTACCAAAGTCAACCAGCTTCAGACTCGGGACACAGCATGCCTGACTTCACAGCTGATGTGGATATACAGAAGTCCGAAATTATGCCCGAGGAAGAAACCAAGCCTGTGCagagggtggaggtggaggtggaggagaagcCTGACAACAGACAAG AAGTCAAAGTGGAAGTCAAAGTGGAGGATGAATCTGAGGCTATTGGAGACAGACGGGAGGATAGTCACGGGGCAGAACAGCAGCAAGGGCAAGAAGCTGCAGGTCAGGCTGAGCAAGTCAAAGTGGAAGGTGAGAGAGGTGGACACTACGGCCGCAAAAGACCATATGAGGAGAACAGAAGCTACGGCTACTATGAGCACCGTGAGGATAAGAG ATCCCGAACTCCACAGCCCCCTGCTGAAGATGAGGAAGAGAACATAGATGACACTCTTGTTACAATTGATACAT acaATTGTGATTTGCACTTCAAAGTGTCCCGGGATCGCTACAGTGGTTATCCACTGACCATCGAAGGCTTTGCTTACCTGTGGGCTGGAGCACGAGCTACACATGGTGTCACCCAGGGCCGTGTGTGTTACGAGATGAag ATCAATGAAGAAATTCCAGTGAAGCACCTGCCTAGCAGTGAACCAGATCCCCATGTGGTCAGAATTGGATGGTCACTGAACCACTGCAGCACTCAGCTTG GTGAGGAGCCCTTTTCCTTTGGATTCGGaggaacaggaaaaaaatccgTTGACTGCAAGTTTGCTGATTATGGTGAGAAGTTTGGTGAAAATGACGTCATCGGCTGTTACATT GACTTTGACAGTGGTGATGAGGTGGAGGTGGGCTATTCTAAGAATGGAGTGTTTCTTGGTGTGGCTTTCCGCACCACCAAGGAGGCGTTGGCAGGCCGTGCCCTGTTTCCTCACGTCCTGGTGAAGAATTGCGCCGTTGAGTTCAACTTTGGACAGAAGCGGGAGCCTTACTTCCCCCCACCAGAGGGATACACCTACATCCACAATCTCAGAATGGAGGACAAGATCAGAGGCACAAAGGGACCTGCCAGCAAATCTGATTGCGAG ATCCTGATGATGGTTGGCCTCCCTGCTTGCGGAAAGACCACCTGGGCCATAAAGCACGCAGAGACTAACCCTGACAAGAAGTATAACATCCTGGGCACAAATGCAATCATGGACAAGATGAAG GTGATGGGTCTGCGTCGCCAGAAGAACTACGCTGGGCGCTGGGATGTTCTGATACAGCAGGCCACCCAGTGTCTGAACAGGCTGATTGAGATCGCCGCCCGCAAGAGACGTAACTACATCCTGGATCAG ACAAATGTATATGGATCAGCAAGGAGACGAAAAATGCGTCCTTTTGAAGGTTTTCAACGCAAGGCTATTGTAATTTGTCCCACGGACGAGGATTTAAAAGAACGAACATTAAAGCAAACCAATGAGCAGGGGAAGGATGTGCCCGATCATGCTGTTTTAGAAATGAAAG CCAACTTTACTCTCCCCGAGGCTTGCGACTTCCTGGAGGCGGTGACGTTCATTGAGCTGCAGTCCGAAGAGGCTGAAAAGCTGATGAAGCAGTACAATGAGGAAGGCCGCAAGGCTGGCCCGCCCCCTGAGAAACGCTTTGACAACAGGCAGGGTGGGTTCCGTGGCCGCGGCGGCGGTAGCTTCCAGCGGTATGACAACCGTGATGGTTCCCGCGGTGGCTACCAGAACCGCAGTGGAGATGGTGGCAGCGGATACAGAGGAG GTTACAACCGTGGCAGCTATAACCAGAATCGGTGGGGCAACAGCTACCGTGACGGAGGCTCTGATACACGTGGTGGATACAACCGCAGCCAGCAATCAGGGGGAAGCTACAATCGTCCATCCCCTTACAACAAGGGAGGATACAACCAG GGCTACAGCCAAGGGTACAGCCAGGGCAGCTACAACCAGAACTACTACAGCAACTACAGTCAGTATCCAGGATACAGCCAGAGCTACAGCCAGAGCTACAGCCAGACACCTGCCACTGCACAGACGTACAACCACCACCAGCAACAgccacagcaacaacagcagcagcagcagcaacaacagagcTACAACCAGCAATATCAGCAG TACGCTCAGCAGTGGCAGCAGTActaccagaaccagaaccagtggaaccagtatTACAGCCAGTATGGCGGCTACCCTGGACAGGGCAGCCAAGGCTCGTCTTCTGGTTCCCAGTAG